From Bermanella sp. WJH001:
ACGATACCGCGCTCAACACGACCCGTTACTACAGTACCACGACCTTGGATAGAGAATACGTCTTCGATAGGCATGATGAATGCACCGTCGATTGCACGCTCTGGCTCAGGAATGTAGCTGTCTAGAGTTTCTAGAAGTTTCGCAACAGCAGTGGTACCAAGACCATCTGCATCTTCGCCGTTCAATGCCATAAGAGCAGAACCTGGAACGATTGGAGTGTCGTCACCTGGGAAATCGTACTCAGATAGTAGGTCACGTAATTCCATGTCTACTAGTTCTAGCATTTCTTCGTATTCTTCAGTACCAAAACCACCACAGTCTTCTGCAAGAAGGTCAGCTTTGTTTAGGAATACTACGATGTAAGGTACACCAACCTGACGAGATAGTAGGATGTGCTCACGAGTCTGCGGCATAGGGCCGTCAGTCGCGCCACATACTAGGATCGCGCCGTCCATTTGCGCAGCACCAGTGATCATGTTTTTAACATAATCGGCGTGTCCTGGGCAGTCTACGTGTGCGTAGTGACGGTCAGTTGTTTCATATTCAACGTGAGAAGTTGCGATAGTAATACCACGCTCACGTTCTTCTGGGGCGTTATCGATGTTCGCGAAATCTACCGCTTTACCACCGAAAACTTCTGCTGCTACACGAGTTAGTGCAGCTGTTAGCGTAGTTTTACCATGGTCAACGTGACCAATTGTGCCCACGTTTACGTGCGGTTTGCTACGCTCAAATTGTTCCTTAGCCATAATAACGCCTCAGTTTTTTTAGCAAGTACATATACACAAAAAGGCAGCCCACCCCGTTACAGGATATAAACTACCTTCAATTTAAACTTTATTAATGGTGCTGATAGGCAGATTCGAACTGCCGACCTCATCCTTACCAAGGATGCGCTCTACCGACTGAGCTATATCAGCGACACTGGAGCGGGTAGCGGGAATCGAACCCGCATCATCAGCTTGGAAGGCTGAGGTTCTACCATTGTACCATACCCGCAAAACCTTAAAGGCTAACTCAATCTTTTACTGCTTTAAGATTTGCCTAGAAATCATGGTGGTGGGAGCTGGATTCGAACCAGCGAAGCTTGCGCGTCAGATTTACAGTCTGATCCCTTTGGCCACTCGGGAACCCCACCAAATTGTGACGCAGATAATGCCGGTGCTTGTGTTTAGTGTCAAGTAATTCTATTAAAAATTACATATTTTCAAACACTTAGTCGACTCTACCTACTTTCCTCACGACAAGAACTCTGTGAAGAGGGCGCGCACTATACCTAAATTTTACGCCTGTGGCAAATCCGAATCGCAACGAATTTGTAGCCACGGATTTTCTCGCCCTTCCATTAATCGATTTCGTGTATTTTCATCCACTGGATGCTGAGCGCTAACCGGGGCAATCACCCAGTACTGATTTCGAGTACGTTTAAGCGGCTTAACACTGGCGTTAATATTTTTTTCCTTGAGGCGCTCAAGAAGACGCTCTACAGATTCTTGCTTGGCAAACAAGCCAAGTGAAATTCCGTTCTCTAATTCACCTTCTGTAATCACAAAGCTATCCACTTTGCGTTTTTGCAACTCTTTAAGTTTACGCATTGCTTGTTTGCGATTCGCAAGAGGTGGCAAATAGGCCCAGAACTCTTCCTTTATGACCACAGACTGAGGCTCTACCTTTGCTTCAATATCCATGGCTAACATTCGAGCATATAAATGCTTAGCATCCAACTCAACAGGATAAGGCCCAACCGCCCAGCAAAGTGGGCCTTGTTTTGTGCCAGATTGAACCATTGATACTGGTTTTGAAGCCACTTCTGAAAGCAGCCTAATGGGCTGAGCACCGGTTGCTACAGCCACATCTATTACAGATTCTTGCTCCACCTTTACAGGCTGAGTAAATTGATAGCCCAAGTAGGCTAGATTTATTATCAACAGTGAAACAAGAATTAAGCGCATAACGTTCTACTTTGTAAAATGAACCTGCAAGCCATCTAGCACCATATCAGGCACCAACTCGACGGCTTCTACCAACAATGTTGATAACGCTTCTGCGTTACCACCAGTAATCCACACCTTCGCTTCCGGCTGAAGCTGCCTGTGATGCTCAATCCAGCAAGCCACCATATCTTGAATACCATGATCAACACATTGCTGCGTGGATTGCCCGGGTGCTCGACCAATTTGCCACTGCGCCTCAGCCAACACACCACTGGTCTCAGCAAGCAAAGCACTTTTCATCAGATGAAAACCTGGGCATATATAACCCCCAACATGACGACCAAACGCATCCACAATATCCAAGGTGATTGCAGTACCTGCGTCCACTATTATATTTACTTGCTCAGGATTTTTATGCCAAGCAGCCAACATAACAAGCCAACGATCCACACCCATTTTATGCGGGTCCTGATAACTATTGCTTAGGCCAGCATGAGCCACTTCACTGTGAGCAAATTTTGCTTGAGGGAACTGCTCTGCAATCCAAAGGTTTTGCTCTTCATCTACCGAGCTCACCCAAACATCCTCAACCAGACCCACCCAAGCAGGAGCCTCTAACAGGACCTGTTTAAGATCCAAACCACCATCAAAACGACCGCGATGATCGCACAAGCGCCATTTTATTCGGGTATTACCTACATCTAATTCTAAACGCATTTTATGCTTCCCCACTTAAACGCAAACTAACTTCACCAGCATTGACTACTTGCATACCGCTTTGAGTTTTAAGCTGATACTCACCTTTGGAATTCACACCACAGCCTACACCGTCAATATGACCCGATGGCAAAAGCACCTTAAGCGGCTTACCAAAAAAACAATCTGCTTGATTCCACTCGTCCTGAAATGCAGCAAACCCCTTTTCATTAAACTCTTCTAATACTGTCACGAGCTCACTGACTAAAGCTGACGCTAAGTAATTTCGACCACGGGAATAACCCAGTTGTTTTAACCCTATGGCTTGCTGATCTAGGTGAGCCTGATCCTGAACAGAGACATCCAAATTAAGACCAACACCTATCACAATTTGACAGTTATCTGTCACATCACCCGTGATTTCAATTAATATCCCACCCATTTTGGCAAACAGATGATCACCTTGCTCAGCCAAAATATCGTTGGGCCACTTTAAACCAGCTGCTTGGATACCATGTTGCTTTAAAATCTTATGAACAACTAGACCCACTACTAAGCTCAACCCTTGAATGGCAGCAATGCCCTGGCTAAAAGGCCACAACACAGAAAAATACAGATTCTTGGCAAACGGACTCAACCACTGTCGACCTCGACGCCCTCGCCCCGATGTTTGCATCTCAGCAAAACAAATATGCCTATCCGTTGTATTGCTCTCTGCCTTTTGCATCATCACGCTGTTGGTAGAATCAACACTTAGGGCAAGCTCACAACTGGCAAAGGCATCAGATGGAAAACCATGAGCCGCCATCGCCTCATGATTGAGTAATTCAACAGCGTCCGGCAGCCGATAGCCACGACCTTTCACAGAGTGCAAAGGAATATTCAATAATTCTAGCTTTTGCAGCTGCTTCCAAATGGCTGCTCTTGATACACCCAGCGCAGAACCAAGGTCCTCACCGGAATGAAATTGACCATCAGCTAAAATATCTAATAGCGCCTGATTCATAATGGCATCTCAATCACTCTTCCCAAGCATCCAATACTTCCTTAGCTGCACGAAACCCTTCTTGTGCAGCAGGCGCTCCACAATATACTTGTGCGTGCAAAAAAACAGCCGCTATTTCTTGTTTTGTCGCACCATTACGCAATGCGCCACGGGTATGCCCTTTGATCTCCGTAGGTGCTTTCAAGGCAGTCAGCATGGCAAGTGTTACCAAGCTTCTTGTTTTAAGATCTAGGTCATCACGTAACCATGTAGCACCCCAAGCGTGCTCGTTGATATTATCTTGCATAGGTTGAGTCAACTCGTCCGCCGCATTAAGAGCGCGATCAACAAACTCATCACCCATCACTTGTCGACGGATTTGTTCACCTTTTGATTGAGACATAAAAACCTCACAACGTTTTAATCAGCCACAATAGTAATCAAAAAAAATCGTAAAACACAGACTCCATATTAGAATCAGCCAGACACAATTGACCTATTACAAGCTGTTATTGAAAAACAAACAGACATAAAAAAACCCAGATAAATCTGGGCTTTTTATAATGACTAGAATCAGATTTCGAAACTATGACGCAATACGATAGTTTGAATGCGATCAGGCCCTGTTGAAATAATATCAATTGGTGCACCGATGGCTTTCTCTACAAAACGAATATACGCTTTTGCATTTTCTGGAAGCTGATCCAGTGTTTGAGCACCAACAGTACTTTCAGTCCAGCCTGGCAACTCTTCATAAACCGGCTTCACTTTTTCAAATTGATCCGCACTAGCAGGGACATTCAAACGATTACCATCAGCGTCTTCATAACCAACACACACTTTAACCGTTTCAAGACCGTCCAAGACATCAAGCTTAGTTAAGCAAATTGCATTTACAGAGTTTACGCGAATGGCGTGCTTAACAAGAGCAGCATCAAACCAGCCACAACGACGAGCTCGACCCGTAGTAGTACCTTTTTCATGACCAACTGTGGATAAATGCTCACCCACTTTATCAAACAGTTCTGTCGGGAACGGGCCAGAACCAACACGGGTTGTGTAAGCCTTGGTGATACCCATAATTTGATCTAAATATAACGGCCCCACACCCGAACCGCATGCCACACCACCAGCAGTGGTATTCGATGAAGTTACAAATGGGTAAGTACCATGGTCAATATCTAACAGTGTACCTTGCGCGCCCTCAAACATAATGTCGCCACCGGCTTCGCGAATGGTGTGCACTAGGTCAACCGCATCAACAACGATGTCTTTAATCTGAGCCGCCCAGTCCATACAAGAAGCTAGCGTTTCTTCGTAGCTCACTTCTTCAACGCCGTAATAATTTTTTAGCGAGAAATTATGGAATTCCATCACTTCTTTTAGCTTATCGGCAAATTCTGGCTGATATAAATCACTTACGCGCAAACCACGACGAGCAACCTTATCTTCATAAGCAGGACCAATACCACGACCAGTGGTACCAATTTTCGCGTTGCCACGTTTTACTTCACGAGCCTGATCAAGTGCCACGTGATATGGCAAGATTAATGGGCATGCGTGAGAGATAACTAAGCGCTCCATAACTGGCACGCCACGCTCTTCAAGTGCACGAGCTTCTTTTAGCAATGCATCTGGTGCCAATACAACACCGTTACCAATGATGCATTTCACGCCATCACGCAGGATGCCCGAAGGAATTAAATGCAGCGCGGTTTTAACACCGTCGATAACCAAGGTATGACCAGCATTATGGCCCCCTTGGAAACGCACTACTGCAGTTGCTTTTTCGGTTAGAAGGTCAACGATCTTGCCCTTACCTTCATCACCCCATTGTGTACCTAGTACAACGACATTCTTGCCCATAGCTGGTTTTGCTCTGTAATAATTTGCTTAAAGAGTTTCCACGATCCACTGGTCATTCTTGTATACCAGTACCGAAGTGCAACCAAAGGCTGCCGGATTATCAGTACTTGATAATCCACTAATGACTCGCTTGCCTTGTGAGCGTAGATCACTCACCACAGACCAGTCCGCATCTACCGGTGCAAAAATGCCATCCTCTGCAGATACTTGTTTATTTACGATTCGAACCCATTGCTTAATGTCTGCACTGAATCCGGTGGCCGCGCGTGCGCGCCCAAACACTGCGCCAGTATCGTCATAACGACCACCTTGCGCCACAGCCTGACCATGACCTGCCACATACGCAGCAAACACCACGCCTGTGTGATAATCAAAGCCACGCAATTCAGCCAAATCAATAAAGATATCCACATCTTTAAAGCGTGACTGTAAAACCTGA
This genomic window contains:
- the tuf gene encoding elongation factor Tu, which produces MAKEQFERSKPHVNVGTIGHVDHGKTTLTAALTRVAAEVFGGKAVDFANIDNAPEERERGITIATSHVEYETTDRHYAHVDCPGHADYVKNMITGAAQMDGAILVCGATDGPMPQTREHILLSRQVGVPYIVVFLNKADLLAEDCGGFGTEEYEEMLELVDMELRDLLSEYDFPGDDTPIVPGSALMALNGEDADGLGTTAVAKLLETLDSYIPEPERAIDGAFIMPIEDVFSIQGRGTVVTGRVERGIVKTGEEVEIVGIKDTTKTTVTGVEMFRKLLDEGRAGENCGVLLRGTKRDEVQRGQVLCKPGSISPHTKFEAEVYVLGKDEGGRHTPFFKGYRPQFYFRTTDVTGECLLPEGVEMVMPGDNVQLGVELIHPIAMDEGLRFAIREGGRTVGAGVVAKIIA
- a CDS encoding type III pantothenate kinase, translated to MRLELDVGNTRIKWRLCDHRGRFDGGLDLKQVLLEAPAWVGLVEDVWVSSVDEEQNLWIAEQFPQAKFAHSEVAHAGLSNSYQDPHKMGVDRWLVMLAAWHKNPEQVNIIVDAGTAITLDIVDAFGRHVGGYICPGFHLMKSALLAETSGVLAEAQWQIGRAPGQSTQQCVDHGIQDMVACWIEHHRQLQPEAKVWITGGNAEALSTLLVEAVELVPDMVLDGLQVHFTK
- the birA gene encoding bifunctional biotin--[acetyl-CoA-carboxylase] ligase/biotin operon repressor BirA, producing the protein MNQALLDILADGQFHSGEDLGSALGVSRAAIWKQLQKLELLNIPLHSVKGRGYRLPDAVELLNHEAMAAHGFPSDAFASCELALSVDSTNSVMMQKAESNTTDRHICFAEMQTSGRGRRGRQWLSPFAKNLYFSVLWPFSQGIAAIQGLSLVVGLVVHKILKQHGIQAAGLKWPNDILAEQGDHLFAKMGGILIEITGDVTDNCQIVIGVGLNLDVSVQDQAHLDQQAIGLKQLGYSRGRNYLASALVSELVTVLEEFNEKGFAAFQDEWNQADCFFGKPLKVLLPSGHIDGVGCGVNSKGEYQLKTQSGMQVVNAGEVSLRLSGEA
- a CDS encoding carboxymuconolactone decarboxylase family protein; translation: MSQSKGEQIRRQVMGDEFVDRALNAADELTQPMQDNINEHAWGATWLRDDLDLKTRSLVTLAMLTALKAPTEIKGHTRGALRNGATKQEIAAVFLHAQVYCGAPAAQEGFRAAKEVLDAWEE
- a CDS encoding adenylosuccinate synthase; amino-acid sequence: MGKNVVVLGTQWGDEGKGKIVDLLTEKATAVVRFQGGHNAGHTLVIDGVKTALHLIPSGILRDGVKCIIGNGVVLAPDALLKEARALEERGVPVMERLVISHACPLILPYHVALDQAREVKRGNAKIGTTGRGIGPAYEDKVARRGLRVSDLYQPEFADKLKEVMEFHNFSLKNYYGVEEVSYEETLASCMDWAAQIKDIVVDAVDLVHTIREAGGDIMFEGAQGTLLDIDHGTYPFVTSSNTTAGGVACGSGVGPLYLDQIMGITKAYTTRVGSGPFPTELFDKVGEHLSTVGHEKGTTTGRARRCGWFDAALVKHAIRVNSVNAICLTKLDVLDGLETVKVCVGYEDADGNRLNVPASADQFEKVKPVYEELPGWTESTVGAQTLDQLPENAKAYIRFVEKAIGAPIDIISTGPDRIQTIVLRHSFEI